The following are encoded in a window of Thalassotalea insulae genomic DNA:
- the hemE gene encoding uroporphyrinogen decarboxylase: MTELKNDTYLRALLRQPVDYTPVWMMRQAGRYLPEYKATRKDAGDFMSLCRNTELATEVTIQPLRRFPLDAAILFSDILTIPDAMGLGLYFETGEGPKFERPITCKADVDKIGLPDPEGELQYVMNAVRSIRKELKGQVPLIGFSGSPWTLATYMVEGGSSKAFTKIKKMMYAEPQTLHLLLDKLADSVISYLNAQIAAGAQSVMVFDTWGGVLSPRDYKDFSLQYMAKIVDGLTRENDGRKVPVTLFTKNGGMWLEDIAATGCDGVGLDWTIDIENAKARVGDKVALQGNMDPSMLYAPKERIEQEVATILNGYGDTGTGHVFNLGHGIHPDVNPEHAGHFIEAVHRLSKPYHK; this comes from the coding sequence ATGACTGAATTAAAAAACGACACATATTTACGCGCTTTGTTACGACAACCGGTAGATTATACTCCGGTATGGATGATGAGACAGGCGGGCCGTTATTTACCTGAATATAAAGCGACACGTAAAGATGCTGGCGATTTTATGTCGTTATGTCGAAATACCGAGTTAGCGACCGAAGTAACCATTCAGCCATTACGCCGTTTTCCATTAGACGCAGCAATATTATTCAGCGATATTTTAACCATTCCTGATGCGATGGGCTTAGGTTTATATTTTGAAACTGGTGAAGGGCCGAAGTTTGAACGGCCAATTACCTGTAAAGCCGATGTTGATAAAATAGGTTTGCCGGATCCAGAAGGCGAATTGCAATATGTGATGAATGCGGTGCGTTCTATTCGTAAAGAGCTAAAAGGTCAGGTGCCATTAATTGGTTTTTCCGGTAGTCCGTGGACATTAGCGACCTATATGGTTGAAGGTGGTAGCTCAAAAGCATTTACCAAAATTAAAAAAATGATGTATGCCGAGCCACAAACTTTGCATCTATTATTGGATAAGCTGGCAGATTCTGTCATTAGTTATCTTAATGCACAAATCGCCGCTGGTGCACAATCTGTGATGGTGTTTGATACTTGGGGCGGGGTGTTATCGCCGCGTGATTACAAAGATTTTTCATTGCAATATATGGCGAAAATCGTTGATGGACTCACCCGTGAAAATGATGGTCGTAAAGTGCCTGTCACTTTATTTACTAAAAATGGCGGCATGTGGCTAGAAGATATTGCCGCAACTGGTTGTGACGGTGTTGGTTTAGATTGGACTATAGATATTGAAAATGCCAAAGCGCGTGTTGGTGATAAAGTGGCTTTGCAGGGAAATATGGACCCATCAATGCTTTATGCACCGAAAGAAAGAATCGAACAAGAAGTTGCTACTATATTGAATGGTTATGGTGATACAGGTACGGGTCATGTCTTTAACTTAGGCCATGGTATCCATCCAGACGTAAACCCAGAGCATGCCGGGCACTTTATAGAAGCTGTGCATCGTTTGAGTAAGCCGTATCATAAGTAA
- a CDS encoding GNAT family N-acetyltransferase: MIVENVLPSDYAELLAVWENSVRATHDFITEKDIEFFKPIIIEQAFPAVTLKCLKNEQGAIQAFLGVHEDKVEMLFVLNEVRGQGLGSKLMQYALNELKVTKVDVNEQNPLAAGFYQHLGFKVVSRSPLDDMGKPFPILHMKL, translated from the coding sequence ATGATTGTAGAAAATGTGCTTCCCAGCGACTATGCGGAATTGCTAGCCGTTTGGGAAAATTCAGTCCGAGCAACTCATGACTTTATAACAGAAAAAGATATTGAGTTTTTTAAGCCGATAATTATCGAGCAGGCGTTTCCTGCGGTAACATTAAAGTGTCTGAAGAACGAACAAGGGGCGATACAAGCGTTTCTTGGTGTTCATGAAGATAAGGTAGAAATGTTATTCGTATTAAACGAAGTCCGTGGCCAGGGCTTAGGTTCAAAATTAATGCAATATGCCCTTAATGAGCTTAAGGTCACTAAAGTGGATGTTAACGAACAAAATCCGTTAGCCGCTGGTTTTTATCAGCACTTGGGATTTAAAGTCGTATCACGTTCACCGCTTGATGATATGGGAAAACCATTTCCGATTTTACATATGAAGTTATAG
- a CDS encoding flavin prenyltransferase UbiX, protein MSEFKQKITVAVTGASGSLYALRLIECLLAANVQVYLLCSSAARVVFDTEVGLKLPSAPEKISQLLTEKFNAKPEQIIAYGKEQWFSPVASGSAAPKKMVVCPCSTGTLAAISQGMSDNLIERAADVVLKERGQLILVPRETPFSTIHLQNMLTLSQMGATIMPAAPGFYHNPESINDLVDFIVGRLLDHLEIEQSIMPRWGYVK, encoded by the coding sequence ATGAGTGAATTTAAGCAAAAAATCACAGTTGCTGTTACCGGTGCATCGGGTTCTTTATATGCATTACGATTAATAGAGTGTCTGTTGGCGGCTAATGTACAAGTGTATTTATTATGCTCAAGTGCCGCGCGAGTGGTGTTTGATACTGAAGTCGGCTTAAAACTACCGAGCGCGCCGGAAAAAATTTCTCAGTTGTTAACTGAAAAATTTAACGCTAAGCCCGAGCAAATCATTGCTTATGGTAAAGAGCAGTGGTTTTCACCTGTTGCTTCAGGCTCAGCTGCACCGAAAAAGATGGTGGTCTGTCCTTGTTCAACCGGCACTCTGGCGGCGATCAGTCAGGGCATGAGTGATAATCTGATTGAACGTGCCGCTGATGTGGTATTAAAAGAACGTGGTCAGTTGATTCTGGTGCCAAGGGAAACGCCGTTTTCTACTATACATTTACAGAATATGTTAACGCTGTCGCAAATGGGAGCGACCATTATGCCGGCGGCACCTGGTTTTTATCATAACCCTGAATCGATTAATGATTTAGTGGATTTTATTGTCGGCCGTTTACTCGATCATCTTGAGATTGAGCAAAGTATCATGCCGCGTTGGGGTTATGTAAAGTAG
- the mpl gene encoding UDP-N-acetylmuramate:L-alanyl-gamma-D-glutamyl-meso-diaminopimelate ligase, whose translation MHIHILGICGTFMGGIAAIAKQLGHRVSGCDANVYPPMSTQLERLGIELNQGYLVEHLADEPDLVIIGNAMSRGNPLVEYVLERNINYTSGPQWLLENVLKDRWVLAVSGTHGKTTTSSMLTWILEYAGMKPGFLIGGVPQNFDCSARLGDAPFFVIEADEYDTAFFDKRSKFVHYRPRTLVINNLEFDHADIFSDISDIQRQFHHLVRMVPSNGLIIHPQSEQAITDTLEQGCWTPIEQSVTEVEPLAGWHAEKLVADGSEFVVRFKGQEQGIVKWHLIGDFNIDNALMAIAAARHAGVPTKVAIEALAEFVNTKRRLELRGEVAGIKVFDDFAHHPTAISKTLAALRANVGNDKRVIAVLEPRSNTMKSGVHKDTLAQSLQQADLVFVYQGEQVQWSVDALIDDCQQPCIVSDNLPQFIEQVVQATQPDDTIVVMSNGGFGGIHQKLLTQLANKSLASHND comes from the coding sequence ATGCATATTCATATTTTAGGTATTTGCGGAACCTTTATGGGAGGGATCGCCGCCATTGCTAAACAATTAGGTCATCGTGTTTCTGGTTGCGACGCTAATGTTTATCCACCGATGAGTACCCAGCTTGAGCGATTAGGCATTGAACTTAATCAAGGTTATTTAGTGGAGCATTTAGCGGATGAACCTGACTTGGTGATTATCGGTAATGCGATGTCACGTGGTAATCCGTTAGTTGAATATGTGTTAGAACGAAACATTAATTATACTTCTGGTCCTCAGTGGTTATTAGAAAATGTCTTGAAAGATCGCTGGGTGCTGGCAGTTTCCGGCACGCATGGTAAAACTACTACCAGTTCCATGCTCACTTGGATTTTGGAATATGCCGGGATGAAACCTGGTTTTTTAATTGGTGGTGTACCACAAAACTTTGACTGCTCTGCGCGTTTGGGTGATGCGCCGTTTTTTGTTATTGAAGCGGATGAATACGATACGGCATTTTTTGATAAGCGTTCTAAATTTGTTCATTACCGCCCCCGTACTTTAGTGATCAATAACCTGGAATTTGATCATGCTGATATTTTTAGTGATATTAGTGATATTCAACGCCAGTTCCATCATTTAGTGCGCATGGTGCCGAGTAATGGTTTGATTATTCATCCACAAAGTGAGCAAGCGATCACTGACACGCTAGAGCAAGGTTGCTGGACACCGATAGAGCAGAGTGTCACTGAAGTTGAACCATTAGCCGGCTGGCATGCAGAGAAACTAGTCGCTGATGGCAGTGAGTTTGTTGTTCGTTTTAAAGGTCAGGAGCAAGGCATTGTGAAATGGCATTTAATCGGTGATTTTAATATCGATAATGCCTTGATGGCGATTGCTGCTGCTCGTCATGCCGGTGTGCCGACGAAAGTGGCAATTGAAGCGTTGGCTGAGTTTGTTAATACTAAACGTCGATTAGAACTGCGTGGGGAAGTTGCTGGCATTAAGGTGTTTGATGATTTTGCTCATCATCCGACAGCAATAAGCAAAACACTGGCTGCGCTGCGTGCTAATGTCGGCAATGATAAGCGAGTGATTGCGGTATTAGAACCTAGATCAAATACCATGAAATCTGGTGTCCATAAAGACACCTTAGCGCAATCACTGCAACAGGCTGATTTAGTATTTGTTTATCAGGGCGAGCAAGTGCAATGGTCGGTGGATGCGTTGATTGATGATTGTCAGCAACCTTGTATCGTCAGTGATAATTTGCCACAGTTTATTGAGCAAGTTGTCCAAGCGACTCAGCCAGATGATACAATTGTTGTGATGAGTAATGGTGGCTTTGGTGGCATTCATCAGAAGTTATTAACGCAATTAGCGAATAAATCGTTAGCTAGCCACAACGATTAA
- a CDS encoding hybrid-cluster NAD(P)-dependent oxidoreductase has protein sequence MTTAAVSSLHIYPIKSSAGIEVSNTWIDQFGLSFDRRFVITDTNGQFITARTEPSICLIQASLTASGMILTAPNMPPLIINYSEFSSHYSDVVVWKDLISGQHCHQHYDTWFSKYLARNCQLYFFGEASSRTVKNSDQQVSFADGYPLLLISQASLNELNQRLGDDTVTMAQFRPNIVAGNTLAFAEDSWKKIRIGDVTFEVVKSCSRCIFTTVNPLTGKKHPEQQPLATLKQYRQVEKGDVMFGQNLIALNQGQINQGDSIEVLAQQTPPIFISQTPAALKQKQLLTQSNNLPLSAIQTPTFPVECVKIIDETHDVKTFWLQTGNHQSINYIAGQHLPISLNINDKTVLRNYTLSSSPTRPNLISITVKRVSDYQQPGIVSNYLHDHFKVGDRLVAEQPRGQFHLSAIDPAKLLMLSAGSGITPMLSMLRALVDLGIKNDVAFFHSAHSEKDLIAIDEINTLARQHGNCRLDFTLTRSAPPQWTDYQGRLSQKMLSNIPSLLNREVLVCGPLAFREQAKSLLMALGLPKQQFHFESFGIRKNPEQQAEKTVKKVGILFDSWDTYYKGNTEEPILDQGESAGLVLPYSCRGGMCGSCKMKLQSGEVKQLANDGLTDEEKKQGYILACSCIPQSDIVVTVD, from the coding sequence ATGACCACAGCTGCAGTTTCTTCCCTCCACATTTATCCAATTAAATCCAGTGCTGGCATTGAAGTATCGAACACCTGGATCGATCAATTTGGCTTAAGCTTTGATCGCCGCTTTGTGATAACCGACACTAACGGCCAATTTATCACTGCCCGCACTGAACCCAGCATTTGCCTGATCCAAGCAAGTTTAACCGCCTCTGGTATGATCTTAACCGCGCCCAACATGCCGCCATTAATCATTAACTATAGCGAGTTTTCATCACATTATTCCGACGTTGTGGTGTGGAAAGATCTGATCAGCGGACAACACTGTCATCAACACTACGATACCTGGTTCAGTAAATATTTAGCCCGAAATTGTCAGTTGTACTTTTTTGGAGAAGCATCTTCACGTACTGTCAAAAACAGTGACCAACAAGTCAGTTTTGCTGACGGTTACCCTTTACTGTTAATTTCACAGGCATCGCTGAATGAGTTAAACCAACGCTTGGGCGATGACACAGTTACTATGGCACAGTTTCGACCGAACATTGTTGCCGGCAATACTCTGGCGTTTGCTGAAGATAGCTGGAAAAAAATCCGCATCGGTGACGTCACCTTTGAAGTAGTGAAATCCTGTAGTCGCTGTATTTTTACCACCGTAAACCCACTTACAGGGAAAAAACATCCCGAACAGCAACCATTGGCCACTTTAAAACAATACCGTCAGGTAGAAAAAGGCGATGTCATGTTTGGTCAAAACCTGATTGCTCTAAATCAGGGGCAAATTAATCAAGGTGACAGCATCGAAGTATTGGCACAACAAACGCCACCGATATTTATCAGTCAAACTCCGGCGGCACTTAAGCAAAAACAACTCCTTACTCAAAGCAATAACTTACCACTAAGTGCAATACAAACACCGACATTCCCGGTTGAGTGCGTAAAAATCATCGATGAAACCCATGATGTCAAAACATTCTGGCTACAAACGGGCAATCATCAGAGCATCAATTATATTGCCGGGCAACATTTGCCAATATCTCTAAACATTAATGACAAAACTGTCCTGCGAAATTATACCTTATCATCAAGCCCAACAAGACCAAACCTGATAAGTATTACAGTAAAACGCGTCAGCGATTATCAGCAACCTGGCATAGTTTCTAACTATTTACATGATCACTTTAAAGTCGGTGATAGATTAGTTGCCGAGCAGCCTCGTGGTCAGTTCCATCTTAGTGCAATAGACCCAGCAAAGTTGCTAATGTTATCTGCTGGTAGTGGTATTACTCCTATGCTATCGATGTTACGCGCGCTGGTTGATCTAGGTATTAAAAACGATGTCGCATTTTTCCATAGCGCCCACAGCGAAAAAGATTTGATTGCCATTGACGAAATTAACACGCTCGCGCGCCAACACGGCAACTGCCGGTTAGACTTTACCTTAACTCGCTCCGCACCACCGCAATGGACGGACTATCAAGGACGGCTCTCACAAAAGATGCTCAGCAATATCCCATCATTGCTCAACCGTGAAGTGTTAGTTTGTGGTCCCCTGGCATTTCGCGAACAAGCAAAATCACTGTTAATGGCTCTGGGATTACCGAAGCAGCAGTTTCATTTTGAAAGTTTTGGTATACGAAAAAATCCGGAACAACAAGCCGAAAAAACAGTGAAAAAAGTGGGGATTTTATTTGACTCCTGGGATACTTATTATAAAGGCAATACGGAAGAGCCGATATTGGATCAGGGCGAATCCGCCGGATTAGTGCTACCCTATTCTTGCAGAGGCGGTATGTGTGGCAGTTGTAAAATGAAACTACAAAGCGGTGAAGTTAAACAACTAGCAAATGATGGTTTGACCGACGAAGAGAAAAAACAAGGCTATATTCTTGCCTGTAGCTGTATTCCACAATCGGATATTGTTGTTACAGTCGATTAA
- a CDS encoding 5-oxoprolinase subunit PxpA, with translation MLTLNCDLGELTGDSNQDALIMPYIDQANIACGFHASDPLTMQTTVTLACQHNVTIGAHPSYPDRENFGRMSMTLPKAQLIACLQYQIGALQAICQAQGTSVSYVKPHGALYNDMMAKPEILHTVCQAIALLDNSLALVIQAHPDNQEHQAIAQQYQLTLKFEAFADRGYQDNGLLIPRNEANAVLIDSQQVLARVKALVQNQQLSSVNQQKLVLNVDTLCVHGDNKAAVNLVKTISDWLNE, from the coding sequence ATGTTAACACTCAATTGTGATTTAGGAGAATTAACCGGCGATAGCAATCAAGATGCGCTGATCATGCCTTATATTGATCAGGCCAATATTGCCTGTGGCTTTCATGCCTCAGATCCACTGACGATGCAAACCACAGTAACACTGGCTTGTCAGCATAACGTCACAATTGGCGCACATCCAAGTTATCCTGACAGAGAAAACTTTGGTCGAATGTCAATGACATTGCCTAAAGCGCAATTAATTGCTTGCCTGCAATATCAAATTGGCGCCTTACAAGCCATTTGTCAGGCACAAGGCACTTCCGTGAGCTACGTCAAGCCTCACGGAGCACTCTATAATGATATGATGGCAAAACCTGAGATTTTACACACCGTTTGTCAGGCCATCGCATTGCTTGATAATTCTCTTGCGCTAGTGATACAGGCTCATCCTGACAACCAAGAGCATCAAGCCATTGCACAGCAATATCAGCTAACACTCAAATTTGAAGCATTCGCTGATCGGGGTTACCAAGACAATGGCTTGTTAATACCGCGCAACGAAGCAAACGCCGTACTTATTGATAGCCAGCAAGTATTAGCCAGGGTGAAAGCATTAGTACAAAACCAGCAGTTAAGTTCAGTGAATCAGCAGAAACTTGTCCTTAACGTTGATACCTTATGTGTACACGGCGATAATAAAGCAGCGGTTAATTTAGTGAAAACTATAAGTGACTGGCTCAATGAGTGA
- the pxpB gene encoding 5-oxoprolinase subunit PxpB, producing MSDNAAAINIFPASENTLLITWPEKICPVQHQQIVNLAQQLNSDFPQYIAETVISYNSLLLYYYFDKISTDSLNQQILELWNSAPKNNDFHPDSNSIIEIPVYYGDEVALDLKDVARESKQTTTAVIELHSQRLYRAYALGFTPGFCYLGSLAKELVLPRKQTPRLAIAKGAVAIAEQQTAVYPNVSPGGWHIIGKTPIEMYQVSNNDFSPTINVGDMVKFIPIERSTFIELGGKL from the coding sequence ATGAGTGACAATGCTGCTGCCATCAATATCTTCCCCGCCAGTGAAAACACGCTGTTGATCACCTGGCCAGAAAAGATCTGCCCTGTGCAACATCAACAAATAGTAAATTTGGCACAGCAACTTAATAGCGACTTTCCTCAATATATCGCTGAAACAGTGATTAGTTATAACTCACTATTGCTCTATTATTACTTTGATAAAATCAGCACTGATTCACTTAACCAGCAGATACTGGAACTTTGGAATAGTGCTCCAAAAAATAATGACTTTCACCCTGATAGCAACAGCATCATAGAGATCCCAGTCTATTACGGCGATGAAGTAGCGCTAGATCTTAAAGATGTTGCTAGAGAAAGTAAGCAGACAACAACTGCGGTAATCGAGTTACATAGCCAACGCTTGTATCGCGCTTATGCCTTAGGTTTTACCCCCGGTTTTTGCTACCTCGGCAGTTTAGCAAAAGAACTAGTACTTCCAAGAAAGCAAACACCACGTTTGGCCATTGCCAAAGGTGCTGTTGCCATTGCCGAGCAACAAACCGCTGTTTACCCAAATGTCAGCCCTGGTGGCTGGCATATTATCGGTAAAACACCTATCGAGATGTATCAGGTAAGTAACAATGACTTCAGCCCAACCATCAATGTCGGGGATATGGTTAAATTCATCCCAATTGAACGGTCGACATTTATTGAGCTAGGAGGGAAGCTGTGA
- a CDS encoding biotin-dependent carboxyltransferase family protein has protein sequence MSTLTITQLKGSATLQDLGRNEAQHLGFSASGAADEYSYCLANQLLANPKNTPALEITLGQITLTTDTSCTFVLTGADCRAQIGVAKNEAISNNQGITNNKRYQLNAGETLTLDTPKQQLHTYLAVAGGFQCKQWLNSASQACNELLLGFAEPVITRGKQLTFANSKVRAEKNLSHRKRLPWHFHQPGHLTLRFLPSQLWLNLTELKQAQFIKQHYHISAQSNRMGYRLKGSALELGEHSSNLSKPVCYGTIQCPSDGQPIVLMKDRQTIGGYPVLGNVIQTDLFRLSQKRPGETVSFLPVTLMQAQAQLFAFQQRF, from the coding sequence GTGAGCACCCTCACCATAACTCAGCTAAAAGGCAGCGCGACATTACAAGACTTAGGACGCAATGAAGCGCAACATCTTGGCTTTAGCGCTAGTGGCGCCGCCGATGAATACAGCTACTGTTTAGCCAATCAGCTGCTCGCAAACCCTAAAAACACTCCGGCACTTGAAATCACCTTAGGGCAAATAACACTCACCACAGATACAAGCTGTACTTTTGTCTTAACTGGTGCCGATTGCCGCGCGCAGATAGGTGTAGCAAAAAATGAGGCTATCTCTAATAACCAAGGCATTACTAATAATAAGCGTTATCAACTCAACGCAGGTGAAACGTTAACGTTAGATACTCCTAAACAGCAACTACATACTTACTTGGCTGTTGCTGGTGGTTTTCAGTGTAAACAGTGGTTAAACAGTGCTAGTCAGGCATGTAATGAATTGCTATTAGGCTTTGCAGAACCTGTGATAACCCGAGGTAAACAGTTAACCTTTGCTAACAGCAAAGTAAGAGCCGAAAAAAACTTGTCGCACCGAAAACGCTTGCCTTGGCATTTTCATCAGCCAGGTCATTTAACTTTGAGATTTTTACCCAGTCAGCTGTGGCTTAATTTAACTGAACTTAAACAAGCACAATTTATCAAGCAGCATTACCACATTAGCGCACAGAGTAATCGCATGGGTTATCGCTTAAAAGGCAGCGCGCTGGAACTTGGTGAGCATAGCAGTAACTTATCAAAACCGGTATGTTACGGCACCATTCAATGTCCGAGCGACGGGCAACCAATAGTATTAATGAAAGACCGGCAAACTATTGGCGGCTACCCAGTGCTCGGTAACGTTATCCAAACCGACTTGTTTCGCCTCAGTCAAAAACGCCCCGGCGAAACCGTCAGTTTTTTACCTGTCACCTTAATGCAAGCACAAGCGCAACTGTTTGCTTTTCAGCAACGGTTTTAA
- a CDS encoding anthranilate synthase component II yields the protein MLLMIDNYDSFTYNLVHYFRSLGQDVEVYRNDQISLTQISALAPQYIVISPGPCDPQQAGISLAVLKKFAGEIPILGVCLGHQCIAEHFGAQVIKAEKVMHGKTSMVQHQSQSIFSELNNPLKVTRYHSLIVDNASLPDELAVTAWCESSESKEREIMALAHKSLPIASVQFHPESVLTEQGLQLLNNFITQYADYVNN from the coding sequence GTGTTATTAATGATCGACAATTACGACTCTTTTACCTATAACCTAGTACACTACTTTCGTAGTTTAGGCCAGGATGTTGAGGTTTACCGTAATGATCAAATCAGCTTGACGCAAATTAGCGCATTGGCACCACAATATATTGTGATATCACCTGGGCCATGTGATCCGCAACAAGCGGGAATTTCACTTGCCGTGCTCAAAAAGTTTGCTGGAGAAATTCCAATACTCGGTGTCTGTTTAGGACATCAATGCATTGCCGAGCATTTTGGTGCTCAAGTGATCAAAGCTGAAAAAGTCATGCATGGTAAAACCAGCATGGTGCAACATCAAAGCCAGTCTATTTTTAGCGAGCTCAATAATCCACTAAAGGTAACTCGCTATCATTCTCTCATTGTAGACAATGCCAGCTTGCCGGATGAATTAGCTGTTACCGCCTGGTGTGAAAGCAGTGAAAGTAAAGAGCGGGAAATTATGGCACTAGCCCATAAAAGCTTGCCGATTGCCAGTGTACAGTTTCATCCTGAATCAGTATTAACAGAGCAAGGCTTACAATTACTTAATAACTTCATTACTCAATATGCCGACTATGTTAATAATTAA
- a CDS encoding HDOD domain-containing protein: MQIFEENDSITPIYHRAMSLSFSKDFADPAGKPYSSIDKQNSEQEHRRRELLAVEEQAKQARIVEAYGQAHFKSQTMAKFYSKVSAKINNEFDDHTALYHNILGIEDTAPAIMEILTLKAASINRIAPLVNSLPWLADELIKLVNKPQYRKRADVQVTDGNLALSYVGLENLKLVMPTFMLKHWLPVNTAPFVIMKRKIWNDSVAIALGCQLLAKDSDIDSFSAFTAGMFSNIGIFAVARCFFQTFNDMHKDALKQAYLDKDKRLHDTLTGIEMSPELLHEQLIERSSKITADMVELMRFDRLPITEPLFDIAYITDLDKMSTIAQLVIKVKAYIMQRNLAKEELISASETKQLFKLVRLSSQELKKLQSNDIDHIKLNFS; the protein is encoded by the coding sequence ATGCAGATATTTGAAGAAAACGACAGCATTACCCCCATTTATCATCGCGCTATGAGTTTATCTTTTAGTAAAGATTTCGCCGATCCTGCAGGAAAGCCTTATTCCTCTATCGATAAACAAAATAGTGAACAAGAGCATCGTCGCCGGGAACTATTAGCGGTAGAAGAACAAGCCAAGCAAGCCCGCATCGTAGAAGCCTATGGCCAGGCTCATTTTAAATCACAAACCATGGCGAAGTTTTATAGCAAGGTTAGCGCAAAGATAAATAACGAGTTTGATGATCACACAGCCCTTTATCACAATATCTTAGGTATTGAAGATACCGCACCAGCGATCATGGAAATTTTAACCTTAAAAGCGGCATCGATAAATCGCATTGCTCCGCTGGTAAATTCGCTCCCCTGGTTAGCTGACGAATTGATCAAGCTAGTCAATAAACCTCAGTATCGCAAAAGAGCGGATGTCCAAGTCACTGATGGCAATCTCGCATTAAGTTATGTTGGTCTTGAAAACCTCAAGCTGGTGATGCCAACTTTTATGCTAAAGCATTGGCTACCGGTGAATACCGCCCCATTTGTCATAATGAAACGTAAGATATGGAACGATTCAGTTGCTATTGCTTTAGGCTGCCAATTATTAGCAAAAGATAGCGATATAGATAGCTTTAGTGCCTTTACCGCCGGCATGTTCAGTAATATCGGCATATTTGCGGTCGCACGCTGCTTTTTTCAAACCTTTAATGACATGCATAAGGATGCATTAAAACAAGCTTATCTCGACAAAGATAAACGCTTGCATGACACCTTAACCGGTATTGAGATGTCTCCAGAATTACTGCATGAACAACTAATTGAACGTAGCAGCAAAATTACCGCGGATATGGTAGAACTTATGCGCTTTGATCGCCTGCCGATAACCGAACCTTTGTTTGATATTGCTTATATTACCGATCTGGATAAGATGTCAACTATCGCACAGCTGGTGATTAAAGTTAAAGCCTATATTATGCAACGTAATTTAGCGAAAGAAGAGTTGATCAGCGCCAGCGAAACCAAGCAATTATTCAAACTGGTGCGGCTATCGTCGCAAGAGCTGAAAAAGTTGCAATCGAACGATATTGACCATATTAAGCTCAATTTTAGTTAA